The following are encoded in a window of Bacillus sp. SORGH_AS_0510 genomic DNA:
- a CDS encoding DHHA1 domain-containing protein, which produces MEQKLYYQDAYIKKFSTEVIKQQQEEDQSWYVVLNQTAFYPTGGGQPYDTGKIAGKKVINVEEKDGEIRHYLEAPLQNTEGVMEGEVDWERRFDHMQQHCGQHILSAAFDHLFQYKTVGFHLGSEIVTIDLETEKLTEEEVRKAEALSNNIIYENRDIIVKWVTEEELSQYALRKETKVKEDIRLVIIPDFDYNGCGGTHPKTTGEVSAIKILDWERQKKKIRLQFVCGTRVIEQLEKKHKVLLELTKLLNAPEKEMAVAAARLIENRKSLEKNLEQAREKLIEFEAKDLLVKKASENEPIVDEVFENRTIQELQKLARLVISENDKAIAIFVSTNDSRMQLVCARGAAREENMKTLIGEILPKINGKGGGNESFAQGGGDAYIPAGEILTQIVACLK; this is translated from the coding sequence ATGGAGCAAAAATTATATTATCAAGATGCTTACATAAAGAAATTTTCTACAGAAGTTATAAAACAACAGCAGGAAGAGGATCAATCATGGTATGTTGTTTTAAATCAGACTGCTTTTTATCCAACAGGTGGTGGCCAGCCGTATGATACAGGAAAAATAGCGGGAAAAAAGGTTATAAATGTTGAAGAAAAGGACGGAGAAATTCGCCATTACCTAGAAGCTCCACTACAGAATACTGAAGGAGTAATGGAAGGAGAAGTTGATTGGGAAAGACGGTTCGATCATATGCAGCAACATTGTGGGCAGCATATCTTATCAGCAGCATTCGACCACCTTTTTCAATACAAAACGGTTGGATTTCACTTAGGTTCAGAAATTGTGACCATTGATCTTGAAACAGAAAAGCTAACAGAAGAGGAAGTGAGAAAGGCAGAGGCGCTTTCCAATAACATCATCTATGAAAATAGAGATATTATCGTGAAGTGGGTAACAGAAGAAGAGTTATCCCAATATGCTCTTCGAAAAGAGACTAAGGTAAAAGAGGATATTCGGCTTGTTATTATCCCTGATTTTGATTATAACGGCTGTGGTGGCACACACCCGAAAACAACCGGTGAAGTAAGCGCTATAAAAATATTGGATTGGGAAAGACAGAAGAAAAAGATTCGGCTCCAATTTGTATGCGGCACGCGAGTAATTGAGCAGCTGGAGAAAAAACATAAAGTGCTGCTTGAACTAACTAAGCTACTGAATGCTCCAGAAAAAGAGATGGCAGTTGCTGCTGCTAGGTTAATTGAGAATAGGAAAAGCCTGGAAAAGAATTTGGAGCAAGCAAGAGAGAAGCTGATTGAGTTTGAAGCAAAAGATTTGTTGGTTAAGAAAGCATCAGAAAATGAACCAATAGTGGATGAGGTATTTGAAAATCGAACGATACAAGAGCTTCAAAAACTTGCCCGCTTGGTAATTTCAGAAAATGATAAGGCAATCGCTATTTTTGTCTCTACTAATGATTCTCGTATGCAACTGGTATGTGCAAGGGGGGCAGCTAGAGAGGAAAATATGAAAACATTAATTGGGGAAATTTTGCCGAAAATAAATGGAAAGGGCGGAGGAAATG